In Shouchella patagoniensis, the following are encoded in one genomic region:
- a CDS encoding cupin domain-containing protein codes for MAVIHIRNTGEVIRGEQEVRQFLENQEVLYEYWNPEKLPENLQNNCQLTDEGKAQVLSTFDEEIRSLAERRGYKNWDVIALNENTPDLETLLKKFEQVHTHTEDEVRAITAGSGTFVIKGEDTGYFDVNLTPGDVISVPVNIPHFFTLSDERQVVAVRLFIDPEGWVAHKFDDPEFQQAN; via the coding sequence ATGGCAGTGATTCACATTCGCAATACCGGAGAAGTCATTCGTGGTGAGCAAGAAGTAAGACAGTTTCTAGAAAACCAAGAAGTTCTTTACGAATACTGGAACCCAGAAAAACTCCCAGAAAACCTACAAAACAATTGCCAGCTTACAGATGAAGGCAAAGCGCAAGTGCTTTCTACATTTGATGAAGAAATTCGCTCACTAGCTGAACGTCGAGGCTATAAAAACTGGGACGTTATCGCCCTAAACGAAAACACACCTGATTTGGAGACGCTTTTAAAGAAATTTGAACAAGTTCATACTCATACAGAAGACGAAGTACGCGCCATCACCGCCGGTTCCGGAACATTCGTCATAAAAGGCGAAGACACTGGCTATTTCGATGTAAATCTCACGCCAGGTGATGTCATCTCAGTTCCAGTCAACATCCCTCATTTCTTCACCTTATCAGACGAACGCCAAGTCGTTGCCGTCCGCCTGTTTATTGATCCAGAAGGTTGGGTTGCACACAAATTTGACGATCCTGAATTCCAACAAGCAAATTAA
- a CDS encoding methylthioribulose 1-phosphate dehydratase, translating into MTLLQEKQELLWNELADIKDELAERDWFPGTSGNLSIKVSDDPLRFLVTASGRDKRKRTPDDFLLVNENSQAVEETSLKPSAETILHQRIYEQTNAGCSLHVHTIYNNVISELYGDEGSITFKNQELIKAFNIWEKDGSITVPIVQNHADLPRLADAVSKQIQPGVHGVLIRNHGITAWGRNGFEAKKHLEAFEFLFHYHLQLKQLTI; encoded by the coding sequence TTGACGCTTCTGCAAGAAAAACAGGAACTGTTATGGAATGAACTAGCTGACATTAAAGATGAATTAGCAGAGCGTGACTGGTTCCCAGGTACAAGTGGCAACCTTTCAATTAAAGTGAGTGACGATCCGCTCCGCTTTCTTGTAACTGCAAGTGGTCGTGACAAACGCAAACGCACACCCGATGACTTTTTACTCGTCAATGAAAACAGTCAAGCCGTCGAAGAGACAAGTCTAAAGCCATCTGCAGAAACGATTCTTCATCAGCGAATATATGAGCAGACAAACGCCGGTTGCTCCCTTCACGTTCATACGATTTACAACAATGTGATTTCAGAATTATACGGAGATGAAGGCTCGATCACTTTTAAAAATCAAGAATTAATAAAAGCCTTTAACATCTGGGAAAAAGATGGCTCGATAACCGTGCCAATCGTACAGAATCATGCCGACTTACCGCGCCTTGCGGATGCCGTGTCAAAACAAATACAACCAGGTGTTCACGGTGTATTAATTCGAAATCACGGTATTACCGCTTGGGGACGCAACGGTTTTGAAGCCAAAAAGCATTTGGAAGCATTTGAATTTTTATTTCATTATCACCTGCAACTAAAGCAATTGACAATTTGA
- a CDS encoding 2-hydroxy-3-keto-5-methylthiopentenyl-1-phosphate phosphatase, whose amino-acid sequence MTSFAKKKPILFCDFDGTITTKDNIIAIMKRFAPPGWEPIKDDILAERISIRSGVGQLFNTIPVERKQEIIDFVLAQAEIRAGFSSFLDYVRKKQIPLKIVSGGIDFFVQPILEPFDLLGDVYCNGSDFSGSTITITWPHSCDQHCTNECGCCKPSILRQYPEEEYYKIVIGDSITDLQAAKVADEVFACDEFLLDKCRELGLTHSYFNDFREIIEQLDSNKGVSIR is encoded by the coding sequence ATGACATCGTTTGCGAAGAAAAAGCCGATTCTCTTTTGTGACTTTGATGGCACGATCACAACAAAAGACAATATTATTGCCATCATGAAACGGTTCGCTCCACCAGGGTGGGAACCGATTAAAGACGATATTTTAGCAGAACGGATCTCGATTCGCTCCGGTGTTGGTCAACTTTTTAACACCATACCGGTTGAGCGTAAGCAAGAGATTATCGATTTTGTATTAGCACAAGCTGAAATACGCGCTGGCTTCTCTTCTTTTTTGGACTATGTTCGCAAAAAGCAGATTCCGTTAAAAATTGTAAGTGGCGGCATTGATTTTTTTGTTCAACCGATCCTCGAGCCTTTTGACCTTCTGGGCGATGTGTATTGCAATGGCAGTGATTTCAGTGGCAGTACAATCACGATTACGTGGCCACACAGCTGTGACCAACATTGTACCAACGAATGCGGTTGCTGTAAGCCGTCTATTCTTAGACAGTATCCAGAAGAAGAATACTACAAAATCGTCATTGGCGATTCAATTACCGATCTACAAGCAGCAAAAGTCGCAGATGAAGTGTTTGCTTGTGATGAATTTTTACTAGATAAATGCCGAGAACTTGGTTTAACCCATTCCTATTTCAATGATTTCCGTGAAATCATTGAACAACTTGATTCCAATAAGGGGGTGAGTATACGTTGA
- a CDS encoding 2,3-diketo-5-methylthiopentyl-1-phosphate enolase, whose protein sequence is MSIVTATYRVFDPKKDLHKKAESIALGLTIGSWTHLPSLEKQQLEKHKGEVVEVLEEQPTEQTNRAFAEERTTGLIKIAYPAANFSTDLPAILTTIFGKLSLDGEIKLIDIELDPELEAAFPGPQFGIEGIRSQLNVYDRPLVMSIFKGMIGKDLSEFKKQLKDQLLGGVDLVKDDEILFENPLTPFTDRVRAGAEIVKEVYEQTGEQKLYAVNLTGRTFELKEKAKQAVQLGANALLFNVFAYGLDVLQALAEDPDIHVPIMAHPAVSGALTPSPFYGISNKVLLGKLLRLAGADLVLFPSPYGSVALAKSETTEIAHALTKTSTLNKAFPVPSAGIHPGLTPLLINDFGVDSVINAGGGIHGHPGGARAGAKAFRDAVAGVLANQSLTEAAVHSPELSEAIHLWGNPA, encoded by the coding sequence ATGAGTATCGTTACAGCAACGTATCGCGTATTTGATCCGAAAAAGGACCTTCATAAAAAGGCAGAGTCAATTGCCCTTGGGTTAACAATTGGTTCATGGACTCATTTACCGTCACTTGAAAAGCAGCAGCTCGAGAAGCATAAAGGAGAAGTCGTCGAGGTGCTTGAAGAGCAACCAACCGAACAAACCAATCGTGCCTTTGCGGAGGAACGGACAACAGGGTTAATTAAGATCGCTTATCCTGCCGCCAATTTCTCTACCGACCTCCCTGCTATTTTAACAACCATCTTCGGAAAACTGTCTTTAGATGGTGAGATTAAGCTCATCGATATTGAATTAGATCCCGAGCTTGAAGCCGCTTTTCCTGGACCACAGTTTGGTATTGAGGGCATCCGTAGTCAATTAAATGTATATGACCGACCGCTTGTTATGAGCATTTTTAAAGGAATGATTGGCAAAGACTTGTCAGAGTTTAAGAAGCAATTAAAAGATCAGCTACTCGGAGGCGTTGATCTTGTAAAAGATGATGAGATTTTATTTGAAAACCCGTTAACGCCTTTTACAGACCGGGTTCGAGCTGGCGCGGAAATAGTAAAAGAGGTGTATGAACAAACAGGTGAACAAAAGCTGTACGCCGTCAACTTAACCGGTCGTACCTTTGAATTAAAAGAAAAAGCAAAACAAGCTGTCCAACTTGGGGCAAACGCGTTATTGTTTAACGTCTTTGCTTATGGGCTTGATGTCTTGCAAGCCTTAGCAGAAGACCCTGATATTCACGTTCCAATTATGGCACACCCTGCTGTTTCTGGTGCCTTAACACCGTCACCTTTTTATGGCATCTCAAACAAAGTACTACTCGGAAAATTATTACGCTTAGCAGGTGCCGATCTCGTCTTATTTCCATCACCGTATGGAAGTGTGGCATTAGCAAAGTCCGAAACAACAGAAATTGCTCACGCTTTAACAAAGACAAGCACATTAAACAAGGCGTTTCCAGTCCCATCGGCTGGCATTCACCCTGGCCTCACTCCGTTATTAATAAACGACTTTGGCGTAGATTCGGTTATTAATGCTGGCGGCGGTATTCATGGTCATCCAGGTGGTGCCCGTGCTGGAGCAAAAGCTTTTCGAGATGCGGTCGCAGGAGTGCTCGCAAACCAATCATTAACAGAGGCAGCAGTCCACTCGCCAGAGCTAAGTGAAGCGATTCATTTATGGGGTAACCCAGCATGA
- a CDS encoding sugar ABC transporter substrate-binding protein, whose product MRKAFGVKPIGVSAACILLLAACGDGDATEVQADIDLDGVPERFAQGEGAKIKVIRKIGGDDHTAQYLAGVQQEGEALGFDVDVFTANGDTVKYHDAISQAINGGYDGLILSHGDDAATVDAVKRAVDQGIEVVTFDSNPDLETIEGVTLTSQDDEELATLALGKLIEDFDGEADIVYLWVDGFPPMVRRDAVYQEVLADQPGINELERFGVAAEDTSTQTQNAVVALLNKYREGEIDAIFATWDAFAIGATRALEEAGRDEIDIYGIDVSNADLQMMQQENSTWNYTAAVDPKLIGSINLRILAKKLAGEETPQFYDLEASLISRDQLLQAESEVNMVTLTDVLPNWGESDAFLEDWMTVLKEHNEQ is encoded by the coding sequence ATGAGAAAAGCATTTGGGGTTAAACCAATCGGGGTTTCTGCAGCTTGCATTCTACTTCTTGCTGCTTGTGGGGATGGAGATGCAACGGAGGTTCAAGCAGACATCGATTTAGATGGTGTGCCAGAGAGATTCGCTCAAGGAGAAGGCGCGAAAATTAAAGTCATCCGTAAAATAGGTGGAGACGATCATACAGCTCAATATTTAGCAGGAGTTCAACAAGAAGGGGAGGCTTTAGGATTTGATGTGGACGTCTTTACGGCTAATGGTGATACAGTGAAGTATCATGATGCGATCTCGCAAGCAATTAATGGGGGATACGATGGCTTAATCCTTTCCCATGGCGATGATGCTGCTACGGTAGATGCTGTAAAACGTGCAGTTGATCAAGGGATAGAGGTTGTCACATTTGATTCAAATCCTGATTTAGAGACAATTGAAGGTGTGACATTAACCTCACAAGATGATGAAGAACTCGCTACACTTGCACTAGGTAAGTTAATTGAAGATTTTGACGGGGAGGCGGATATTGTTTATTTGTGGGTGGATGGATTTCCTCCAATGGTCCGAAGAGACGCTGTCTATCAAGAGGTTCTGGCCGATCAACCAGGAATCAATGAACTTGAACGATTTGGTGTAGCGGCAGAAGACACATCCACGCAAACACAAAATGCGGTTGTAGCCTTGCTTAATAAATACCGAGAAGGTGAAATTGATGCAATTTTTGCGACTTGGGATGCATTTGCAATTGGAGCAACACGTGCACTTGAGGAAGCAGGACGAGATGAAATTGACATCTATGGCATTGATGTATCAAATGCCGATCTTCAAATGATGCAACAAGAAAATAGTACATGGAACTATACAGCTGCCGTTGATCCAAAGCTAATTGGGTCTATCAACTTACGGATTCTTGCAAAGAAATTAGCTGGTGAAGAAACACCCCAGTTTTATGATTTAGAAGCCTCCCTCATTTCTCGCGATCAATTACTGCAAGCCGAGAGTGAAGTGAATATGGTCACATTAACAGATGTCCTTCCTAACTGGGGTGAGTCAGATGCCTTTTTAGAAGACTGGATGACTGTGTTAAAAGAACATAACGAACAATAG
- a CDS encoding sugar ABC transporter ATP-binding protein, translating to MKLQMKEISVSYPGVKALDQAAFEVSGGSAHALIGANGAGKSTLMKVLSGSEAGYAGTVLVDGQEVSIRSPRDAQMLGIQIVHQEVDTGLVPYVSVAENMHLYTFGSSQKKKGWVKWSSLYKRAADVLDTLGIEISTRKLVSELTLAEKQMVLIARAVMTDCRLLILDEPTAPLSHAETKQLFRIVRDLQKKNVAVVFISHRLAELFEICDVITVMRNGHVISTRSIADTSIDQVVEDMLGEPLDEQFTTRSSSAGALCLEARSLSDGGKIKDVSLTVRKGEIVGLAGLVGAGKTELCKLLFGASVRTSGSFLLNGEPIRLSSPADAVRKGIAFVPEERRKEGILIDETVSANLSAASLDLFSNRLGFWNEKKEKASAHTLIQALGIKTPGPEALVKNLSGGNQQKVAIGKWLVNDANLYLFDEPTKGVDVGARKDIFELIAELAARGKAVIYASCELADMIGMTDRTYVLYDGNIVKELTTAQTNEEELLYLSTGGM from the coding sequence ATGAAGCTACAGATGAAAGAAATTTCAGTTTCCTACCCTGGTGTAAAAGCGCTTGATCAGGCTGCTTTTGAGGTGAGTGGAGGCTCGGCCCACGCGCTAATTGGTGCAAATGGCGCAGGTAAATCAACGCTAATGAAAGTGTTATCGGGTTCCGAGGCAGGGTACGCGGGAACGGTATTAGTTGATGGGCAAGAGGTTTCAATTCGTTCACCCAGAGATGCGCAAATGCTTGGCATTCAAATCGTTCATCAAGAAGTAGATACGGGGCTCGTGCCGTACGTATCTGTTGCAGAAAATATGCATTTGTATACATTTGGATCGAGTCAGAAGAAAAAGGGTTGGGTGAAATGGAGCTCTTTGTACAAGAGGGCAGCGGACGTTCTCGACACACTCGGAATTGAGATTTCAACGAGAAAGCTAGTTAGTGAGTTAACGCTTGCAGAAAAACAAATGGTCCTTATCGCACGAGCCGTCATGACTGATTGCCGCCTGTTGATTTTAGATGAACCAACCGCTCCGCTTAGTCATGCCGAAACAAAGCAACTGTTTCGGATCGTACGAGATTTACAGAAGAAGAACGTAGCGGTCGTGTTTATTTCTCATCGCTTAGCAGAGTTGTTTGAGATTTGTGATGTGATCACAGTGATGAGGAATGGACATGTGATTTCCACGCGATCAATCGCGGATACGTCAATTGATCAAGTCGTTGAGGATATGTTGGGAGAGCCATTAGACGAGCAATTTACGACTAGAAGCTCAAGTGCTGGTGCTCTCTGTTTGGAAGCTCGTTCCTTATCCGATGGAGGCAAAATAAAGGACGTTTCTTTGACTGTTCGAAAAGGGGAGATTGTTGGTTTAGCAGGTTTGGTTGGGGCGGGAAAGACAGAGCTTTGTAAGCTGCTCTTTGGTGCTTCAGTCCGAACGTCGGGTTCGTTCTTACTGAATGGAGAACCTATCCGTTTGTCTTCTCCTGCTGACGCAGTTCGAAAGGGGATTGCTTTTGTGCCAGAGGAGAGACGAAAAGAGGGGATTCTAATTGATGAGACCGTTTCGGCAAACTTATCTGCTGCGAGTCTTGATCTGTTTAGCAACCGTCTTGGCTTCTGGAATGAAAAGAAGGAAAAAGCGAGTGCACATACGCTTATACAAGCTCTTGGTATTAAGACGCCTGGACCAGAGGCACTGGTAAAAAACTTATCTGGGGGAAATCAACAGAAAGTCGCGATTGGCAAATGGTTAGTAAACGATGCTAACCTTTATCTCTTTGATGAACCAACAAAAGGAGTGGACGTTGGCGCACGAAAGGATATCTTTGAGTTGATTGCAGAGCTTGCTGCGAGAGGAAAAGCAGTGATTTATGCCTCTTGTGAACTAGCAGATATGATTGGCATGACGGATCGGACGTATGTTCTTTACGATGGGAACATTGTTAAAGAATTAACGACCGCACAAACAAATGAAGAGGAACTGCTCTACCTCTCTACTGGAGGCATGTAA
- a CDS encoding ABC transporter permease codes for MATPEVKQPSSFDFFRFLYKYGTLILIVLLLIGFSVANPAFLQASNIVTILRSISIVTIIAIGITISLSVGGFDLSVGSVASLSNAVVISMFVWYSQTPLIAIGAAIAAALIVGAFNAFMIVKIRIPDLLLTLAVMFIIQGVALTYTRGATISENMIMPDGSYAEGTMSPIFAKLGQVPYIIIIMLVCVVAVHVFLTYTKHGRSLYIIGGNEEAARLSGIAVNKYKVIAYLLSAFFAALGGIILASRVMTAEINAGGPYLMDAVAAAFIGFAVFGAGKPNAIGTFVGAILIGILANGLVMMSVPYYAMDIVKGTVLALALAITYYKYK; via the coding sequence ATGGCTACACCTGAAGTGAAACAACCTTCATCTTTTGATTTTTTTCGATTCTTATATAAATATGGAACCCTTATCCTCATTGTTCTTTTACTTATTGGCTTCTCAGTCGCAAACCCTGCTTTTCTTCAAGCTAGCAATATTGTGACAATCTTGCGCTCGATTTCCATTGTGACAATTATTGCGATTGGGATTACCATCTCTCTTTCTGTTGGGGGCTTTGATTTATCCGTTGGTTCGGTCGCGTCTCTATCCAATGCCGTTGTCATCTCGATGTTTGTCTGGTACTCCCAGACACCATTGATTGCGATTGGAGCAGCGATTGCCGCCGCCCTTATTGTTGGCGCTTTTAACGCCTTTATGATCGTTAAAATCCGTATTCCTGATTTACTCCTTACATTAGCCGTTATGTTTATTATTCAAGGGGTCGCCTTGACCTATACAAGGGGCGCCACAATCTCGGAAAATATGATTATGCCAGATGGCAGTTATGCCGAGGGAACGATGAGTCCGATTTTCGCCAAGCTTGGTCAGGTTCCTTACATTATTATCATCATGCTCGTCTGTGTTGTCGCTGTTCATGTGTTTCTAACGTACACGAAACACGGGCGCAGTCTTTATATTATCGGTGGGAACGAAGAGGCTGCTCGATTGTCTGGTATTGCTGTAAACAAGTATAAAGTAATTGCTTACTTACTCTCCGCTTTCTTTGCCGCATTAGGTGGGATTATTCTTGCTTCACGTGTGATGACAGCGGAGATTAACGCAGGAGGTCCATACTTAATGGACGCTGTTGCTGCTGCATTTATCGGCTTTGCCGTTTTTGGAGCGGGGAAACCAAATGCGATTGGAACGTTTGTTGGCGCTATATTAATTGGGATCCTCGCAAACGGTCTAGTCATGATGAGTGTTCCTTATTATGCAATGGATATTGTGAAAGGAACAGTGCTCGCTCTCGCATTAGCGATTACGTACTATAAATACAAATAA
- the mtnK gene encoding S-methyl-5-thioribose kinase, producing MTTFTETYFTMTETDAITYAKSTLSFFADDAELSCNEIGDGNLNYVFRLVDKGSGQSLIIKQAGPVARISDEFKVSPDRNRIEHDILKIQGALVPDYVPKVYHYDPIMNCTVMEDLSEYTILRKAFLSHQTFPHLADHLSTFLVNTLLSTSDLVLGHKEKKEQVKAFINPELCEITEDLVYTEPFYNCARNDVFEGTLPFVQKEIWGDGSLALETAKLKFQFLTKAQSLLHGDFHTGSIFVTKDRTKVIDPEFAFYGPAGYDIGNIIANLLFAYVNGDQTIEDPPAREQFTTYILTTIRDIIELFKEKFIEAFYDQVTEHVAQYPGFLEYYLAELIADTAAVAGLELSRRVIGLAPVADLTEIADPTKRATAEITCLRAAKVFIVNRNDFFHGDDFTRVIRENTCREAVQ from the coding sequence ATGACAACCTTTACTGAAACGTATTTTACGATGACGGAAACGGATGCCATTACGTATGCAAAATCAACTCTATCATTCTTTGCGGATGATGCCGAGCTGTCTTGTAACGAAATTGGCGATGGCAATTTAAACTACGTTTTCCGATTAGTTGATAAGGGCAGTGGTCAATCACTTATTATTAAACAAGCTGGACCTGTTGCACGGATCTCCGACGAATTTAAAGTGTCACCCGATCGTAATCGAATCGAACACGACATTTTAAAAATACAGGGGGCGCTTGTCCCGGACTATGTTCCTAAAGTGTATCACTATGATCCAATCATGAATTGCACAGTGATGGAGGATTTGTCTGAGTACACGATTTTGCGGAAAGCCTTTTTGTCTCATCAAACATTCCCTCATCTAGCAGACCACCTTTCTACCTTTTTAGTGAATACATTGCTTTCAACATCGGATCTTGTTCTTGGCCATAAGGAGAAAAAAGAACAAGTAAAAGCGTTCATTAATCCAGAGCTCTGCGAAATAACGGAAGATCTTGTTTATACAGAACCTTTTTACAACTGTGCTCGAAATGATGTTTTTGAGGGTACTTTACCGTTTGTACAAAAAGAGATTTGGGGAGATGGATCGTTGGCGCTCGAGACAGCGAAGTTAAAGTTTCAATTTTTAACAAAAGCGCAATCGTTGCTTCATGGTGATTTCCACACAGGCTCGATCTTCGTTACGAAAGACCGAACAAAAGTAATAGATCCAGAATTTGCTTTTTATGGACCGGCTGGTTATGACATCGGCAATATTATCGCCAACCTCTTATTTGCTTATGTGAATGGAGATCAAACAATTGAAGACCCGCCAGCCCGTGAACAATTTACAACATATATTCTGACCACAATTAGAGACATCATTGAATTGTTTAAAGAGAAATTTATTGAAGCTTTCTATGATCAAGTGACTGAACATGTTGCACAATACCCTGGCTTCTTAGAGTATTATCTTGCAGAGTTAATTGCGGACACGGCCGCGGTGGCAGGGCTGGAATTATCTCGGCGTGTCATTGGCTTGGCGCCTGTGGCTGATTTAACTGAAATCGCTGATCCAACGAAGAGAGCTACTGCTGAAATCACGTGCTTAAGAGCAGCGAAAGTCTTTATAGTAAACCGTAATGACTTCTTTCACGGAGATGATTTTACTCGTGTTATTCGCGAGAATACGTGCAGGGAGGCAGTGCAATGA
- the mtnA gene encoding S-methyl-5-thioribose-1-phosphate isomerase: MNQIVDVIQSVKLSEDGASLIILDQTLLPGKKGYEQLETPIEVFEAIVQLKVRGAPAIGIAAAYGLYLGVKKSDAVNKDQLRSSFLEVKALLASSRPTAVNLFWALDRMEDRLKKEETRGSSMTDIVYALKEEAESIRLEDEQICEAIGEHALTLLKPGSGILTHCNAGTIATAKYGTALAPIYLGQQKGYQFKVYADETRPLLQGARLTAWELSEANIDVTLICDNMASLVMGEGKVQAVLVGCDRVAANGDTANKIGTSGVAILAKHYGIPFYVCAPTSTIDFNSKHGRDIEIEERAAEEITTKWYTEPMAPEGVKTYNPAFDVTDHSLITAIVTEEGIFKPTELDRLDKTRRG, encoded by the coding sequence ATGAATCAAATTGTTGATGTGATTCAATCGGTTAAACTTAGTGAGGATGGCGCGAGTTTAATAATCTTGGATCAAACGTTACTTCCAGGTAAAAAAGGATATGAACAACTAGAAACACCAATTGAGGTTTTTGAGGCGATTGTTCAGTTGAAAGTGAGAGGAGCACCAGCAATCGGCATTGCCGCGGCTTATGGGCTTTATCTTGGTGTGAAAAAAAGCGATGCTGTAAATAAAGATCAACTGCGGTCCTCGTTTTTAGAGGTTAAAGCGTTGTTGGCCTCCTCCCGTCCTACTGCTGTCAATTTATTTTGGGCATTAGATCGAATGGAAGATCGATTGAAGAAAGAAGAGACACGGGGTTCGTCGATGACAGATATCGTTTACGCGCTAAAAGAAGAAGCGGAATCGATACGGCTTGAGGACGAACAAATTTGTGAAGCGATTGGCGAGCACGCACTAACCTTACTAAAGCCAGGAAGTGGCATTTTAACCCATTGTAATGCGGGCACAATTGCCACAGCCAAATACGGAACTGCCCTTGCTCCGATTTATCTTGGCCAGCAAAAAGGCTATCAATTTAAAGTGTATGCGGATGAAACAAGGCCCTTATTACAAGGAGCACGTTTAACTGCGTGGGAGCTCTCTGAAGCCAATATTGATGTGACGTTAATCTGTGATAATATGGCTTCTCTTGTTATGGGTGAAGGCAAAGTCCAAGCCGTCCTTGTGGGTTGTGACCGTGTTGCAGCGAACGGTGATACAGCGAATAAAATTGGCACATCAGGTGTAGCGATTTTAGCAAAGCATTATGGCATTCCGTTTTATGTTTGTGCCCCAACGTCGACGATTGACTTTAACAGTAAGCACGGCCGCGATATTGAGATTGAGGAACGCGCAGCGGAGGAAATCACAACAAAATGGTATACAGAACCGATGGCCCCTGAAGGCGTAAAAACGTATAACCCTGCCTTTGATGTCACGGATCACTCGCTCATCACTGCGATCGTGACAGAGGAAGGCATCTTTAAACCAACTGAATTAGATCGATTAGACAAAACACGAAGAGGGTAA
- a CDS encoding NAD(P)H-dependent oxidoreductase, whose protein sequence is MNLLILYIHPNHTSLTDAFLQSVLKGSKENSNIKNIQVLDLYEENFNPVLLFNKDKRRRDMYRDPELEIYRDQITWADKLVFVYPIWWGRPPAILMGYVDRVFAANFAYKDKKGFQTEGLLQGKSVVCISTMKGPTHYPLFLLNNAHKALMKKAVFQFVGMKKVTFFEFGYMESRKGKQAKKLAKIQRYFQKIAS, encoded by the coding sequence ATGAATCTACTTATTCTTTACATTCATCCAAATCACACTAGCTTAACGGATGCTTTCTTGCAAAGCGTACTTAAAGGCAGCAAGGAAAACTCCAACATTAAAAACATACAAGTACTCGATCTTTACGAAGAAAACTTTAACCCCGTGCTTTTGTTTAACAAGGACAAACGAAGACGGGACATGTATCGTGACCCCGAACTTGAAATCTACCGAGACCAAATCACTTGGGCAGACAAACTTGTTTTTGTATACCCGATTTGGTGGGGACGTCCCCCAGCAATACTTATGGGATACGTTGATCGAGTCTTTGCTGCGAATTTTGCCTATAAAGATAAAAAAGGGTTTCAAACGGAAGGGTTGTTACAAGGCAAGTCGGTAGTATGTATATCAACGATGAAAGGACCAACACACTACCCCTTATTTTTGCTAAACAACGCTCATAAAGCATTAATGAAGAAAGCAGTATTCCAGTTTGTAGGCATGAAAAAAGTAACGTTTTTTGAATTTGGTTATATGGAGAGCCGAAAGGGAAAACAAGCAAAGAAACTAGCAAAAATCCAGCGTTATTTTCAAAAAATCGCAAGCTAA
- a CDS encoding MarR family winged helix-turn-helix transcriptional regulator, with translation MNKETLFKKWVAFTASVHQVTHELRQHAKSDSITSVQYHILEYLMVSQPVTPSEISDCQHIPMPNTSRELKKLTEKNLIERVNDPEDRRKQYIRLSKEGESMMNKTFATIESRFEKRLQHASKEEIEEIEQALELLQKKLFY, from the coding sequence ATGAACAAAGAAACGCTTTTTAAAAAGTGGGTGGCCTTTACAGCGTCCGTTCATCAGGTGACACATGAACTAAGGCAACATGCCAAATCGGACTCCATTACATCTGTTCAATACCATATTCTTGAATATCTAATGGTGAGCCAGCCTGTAACACCTAGTGAGATTAGCGATTGCCAACATATACCGATGCCAAACACGAGCCGGGAATTAAAAAAGTTAACCGAGAAAAACCTAATTGAACGCGTTAACGATCCAGAAGACCGTCGAAAACAATACATTCGCCTTTCAAAAGAAGGAGAATCAATGATGAATAAAACGTTTGCCACAATTGAGTCTCGTTTTGAAAAGCGACTGCAACACGCATCAAAAGAAGAAATAGAGGAAATAGAACAAGCTTTGGAGCTGTTGCAAAAGAAGCTGTTTTACTAA